The following coding sequences lie in one Carassius gibelio isolate Cgi1373 ecotype wild population from Czech Republic chromosome A17, carGib1.2-hapl.c, whole genome shotgun sequence genomic window:
- the LOC128031688 gene encoding kanadaptin-like isoform X1 yields MMESESSGQIENNHTEMETESSSRPENGQTGDTKQDLSSINENTDAPFKKPDIFVAPSLPAKKSGGLNSSKKLTEELNSSISENKGTDSKHQQLSANPTDSQTEPCDHPSEKSEVQKVQPKPKDIRPKIPAKLPPAGNFPPLPYTEPPWGSVPDIRYSFELLKNGSILDTVPLTQRSYFVVGRLPVCDVSLEHPSISRYHAVVQYRGRAGQDGVVGEEKGFYAYDLGSTHGTFVNKNKIPPKTYIRLRVGHVLKFGGSTRLFILQGPEFDEEAESELTVTELRERARKQREELEKRMMGDGSDEEEEKEDSEASASRGSSSEDTGCSWGMAEEAVPEEDENEENPFATEFQEDQEAAYLKDPKKALQGFYDREGEELEFEYEEKGHGTWLCRIKLPVDDSVGRQLVAEVTHTGKKKEAAVQCCLEACRILEARGLLRQEAVSRKRKKKNWEDEDFYDSDDDTFLDRTGAVEKKRTERMKKAGKIRERPETYESLLAKLAKVEKELADTEKRLSSSGKGVSSSSTEDPLDAFMSAVRSEAALDGVERKKLHLHVAELKKEGQRLRKLADLAKPTQLPSLQASSSQDTEKPKKLSLPLFGAMKGGSKFKLKTGTIGTLPQKRTNLPPELFNMKEMPPGGEEEKEEEEEEEEEEEEENNKKPEDALTDGDMEVVQCVEPTSSEHSGADRAETQGPNAKVVLEDQPAKIAASREKQKDKSPHLQDKGASPPKEEFDSSVSNVQSPKTNTKKKVIGPSRPPVTMSKQYPEDDPDYCVWVPPSGQTGDGRTHLNDKYGY; encoded by the exons ATGATGGAGTCTGAAAGCAGCGGACAAATAGAAAATAATCACACAGAAATGGAAACAGAGAGTAGCTCGCGCCCTGAGAACGGTCAAACCGGTGACACTAAACAAGACTTATCCAGCATTAATGAAAACACAGATGCTCCTTTTAAGAAACCGGATATTTTTGTAGCTCCATCTCTCCCTGCGAAGAAATCAGGAGGGTTAAACTCAAGCAAGAAACTCACAGAGGAATTAAACAGCAGCATATCAGAGAATAAAGGCACGGATAGTAAACACCAGCAACTATCTGCAAACCCCACAGACAGTCAAACAGAGCCGTGCGATCATCCATCAGAGAAATCAGAGGTACAGAAGGTCCAGCCGAAACCGAAAGACATCCGACCTAAGATCCCTGCCAAACTACCCCCGGCGGGTAATTTCCCCCCGCTCCCCTACACCGAGCCCCCGTGGGGATCTGTTCCTGACATTCGTTACTCGTTTGAGCTTCTGAAAAACGGGTCGATCTTAGACACGGTCCCTCTGACCCAGAGAAGTTACTTTGTGGTGGGTCGGTTGCCAGTGTGTGATGTGTCTCTGGAGCACCCGTCCATCTCCCGCTACCACGCCGTGGTGCAGTACCGGGGCAGAGCTGGGCAGGACGGGGTCGTAGGAGAGGAGAAGGGCTTCTATGCCTATGATCTGGGCAGCACTCATGGGACTTTTGTGAATAAGAACAAAATACCGCCTAAAACTTACATAAGGCTACGAGTGGGGCACGTTCTGAAGTTTGGAGGAAGCACGAGACTCTTTATTTTGCAG GGTCCAGAGTTTGACGAAGAAGCAGAATCTGAACTGACGGTGACAGAGCTCAGAGAGCGTGCTAGAAAACAGAGAGAAGAGCTGGAGAAGAGGATGATGGGTGACGGCTCAGacgaggaggaagagaaagaggacAGCGAAGCCAGTGCTTCAAGGGGAAGCTCCTCAGAAGATACCGGCTGCTCTTGGGGAATGG ctgaagaGGCAGTGCCAGAAGAGGACGAGAATGAGGAGAATCCGTTTGCCACAGAATTTCAGGAGGATCAGGAAGCAGCTTACTTAAAAGATCCTAAAAAGGCATTACAGGGCTTTTATGACAGAGAAG gaGAAGAACTAGAGTTTGAGTATGAAGAAAAAGGCCATGGTACCTGGCTCTGCAGAATCAA GTTGCCGGTGGATGATTCTGTGGGCAGGCAGCTGGTGGCTGAAGTGACCCACACAGGGAAAAAGAAAGAAGCGGCCGTCCAGTGCTGTTTAGAGGCCTGCCGCATCCTGGAGGCCCGCGGTCTTCTGAGACAGGAGGCAG TGTCCCGCAAACGCAAGAAGAAGAACTGGGAAGATGAAGATTTTTATGACAGTGATGATGACACGTTCCTTGACCGGACAGGAGCGGTGGAGAAGAAGCGGACTGAACGCATGAAGAAGGCTGGAAAGATTCGGGAGCGTCCTGAAACATATGAATCACTG CTAGCCAAACTGGCTAAGGTGGAAAAAGAGCTGGCTGACACTGAGAAAAGGCTCAGTTCTTCTGGGAAAG GAGTCTCCAGTTCTTCCACAGAGGACCCTCTGGATGCTTTCATGAGCGCCGTACGGAGCGAGGCCGCACTGGATGGGGTGGAGAGAAAGAAGCTACATTTACATGTGGCCGAGTTGAAGAAGGAAGGTCAGAGACTGCGCAAGCTAGCAGATCTGGCCAAACCCACCCAGCTGCCCTCATTACAGGCCAGCAG TAGTCAGGACACCGAGAAACCTAAGAAGTTATCTCTGCCTTTGTTTGGAGCCATGAAAGGAGGCAGTAAGTTCAAACTGAAGACTGGAACTATAGGA ACTTTACCCCAAAAGCGAACCAATCTGCCTCCTGAGCTCTTCAACATGAAAGAAATGCCCCCTGGTGGTGaggaagagaaagaagaagaagaggaggaggaggaggaggaggaggaggaaaacaaCAAGAAACCAGAGGATGCGCTCACAGATGGTGATATGGAAGTTGTTCAGTGTGTAGAGCCGACCAGCTCAGAACACTCCGGTGCAGACAGAGCTGAAACTCAGGGCCCTAATG CCAAAGTAGTCCTCGAGGACCAGCCTGCCAAGATAGCTGCATCTCGTGAAAAACAGAAAGACAAGTCTCCCCATCTTCAAGACAAAGGTGCCTCTCCTCCAAAAG AAGAATTTGACAGCAGTGTCTCAAATGTCCAGAGTCCAAAGACAAATACGAAGAAGAAAGTTATTGGCCCAAGCAGg CCTCCTGTGACCATGTCTAAGCAGTACCCAGAAGATGATCCCGACTACTGCGTTTGGGTTCCTCCGTCGG GTCAGACCGGTGATGGTCGAACACATCTGAATGATAAGTATGGATACTGA
- the LOC128031592 gene encoding STAGA complex 65 subunit gamma-like, which yields MMRYWGELPVASAPSGRCSFDVLQREFCHMEMQDPPLHQPSAQRPHPTTMLDIPSEPCSLTIHTVQLSQHSRRLRGLNAAAQQGQQPLSTLSDAQGALKPENGDALPPRPATPTVPDDLLPLDSKAPRQPFQQVGTGIP from the coding sequence ATGATGCGTTATTGGGGTGAGCTCCCAGTGGCTTCGGCTCCCTCGGGCCGCTGTTCTTTTGACGTCCTGCAGCGCGAGTTCTGCCATATGGAGATGCAAGACCCTCCCTTGCACCAACCTTCTGCACAGCGTCCACATCCTACCACCATGCTGGATATCCCCTCTGAGCCCTGTAGTCTCACGATACACACTGTGCAGCTGAGCCAGCATTCTCGTCGTCTCCGGGGTCTCAATGCTGCTGCCCAGCAAGGCCAGCAACCCCTGTCCACATTATCAGATGCCCAGGGTGCCTTGAAACCCGAGAATGGGGATGCTCTACCTCCCCGGCCTGCCACACCCACTGTACCTGATGATCTGCTTCCACTGGATAGTAAAGCTCCTCGACAGCCATTCCAACAGGTAGGAACAGGTATTCCATGA
- the LOC128031688 gene encoding kanadaptin-like isoform X2, whose product MMESESSGQIENNHTEMETESSSRPENGQTGDTKQDLSSINENTDAPFKKPDIFVAPSLPAKKSGGLNSSKKLTEELNSSISENKGTDSKHQQLSANPTDSQTEPCDHPSEKSEVQKVQPKPKDIRPKIPAKLPPAGNFPPLPYTEPPWGSVPDIRYSFELLKNGSILDTVPLTQRSYFVVGRLPVCDVSLEHPSISRYHAVVQYRGRAGQDGVVGEEKGFYAYDLGSTHGTFVNKNKIPPKTYIRLRVGHVLKFGGSTRLFILQGPEFDEEAESELTVTELRERARKQREELEKRMMGDGSDEEEEKEDSEASASRGSSSEDTGCSWGMAEEAVPEEDENEENPFATEFQEDQEAAYLKDPKKALQGFYDREGEELEFEYEEKGHGTWLCRIKLPVDDSVGRQLVAEVTHTGKKKEAAVQCCLEACRILEARGLLRQEAVSRKRKKKNWEDEDFYDSDDDTFLDRTGAVEKKRTERMKKAGKIRERPETYESLLAKLAKVEKELADTEKRLSSSGKGVSSSSTEDPLDAFMSAVRSEAALDGVERKKLHLHVAELKKEGQRLRKLADLAKPTQLPSLQASSQDTEKPKKLSLPLFGAMKGGSKFKLKTGTIGTLPQKRTNLPPELFNMKEMPPGGEEEKEEEEEEEEEEEEENNKKPEDALTDGDMEVVQCVEPTSSEHSGADRAETQGPNAKVVLEDQPAKIAASREKQKDKSPHLQDKGASPPKEEFDSSVSNVQSPKTNTKKKVIGPSRPPVTMSKQYPEDDPDYCVWVPPSGQTGDGRTHLNDKYGY is encoded by the exons ATGATGGAGTCTGAAAGCAGCGGACAAATAGAAAATAATCACACAGAAATGGAAACAGAGAGTAGCTCGCGCCCTGAGAACGGTCAAACCGGTGACACTAAACAAGACTTATCCAGCATTAATGAAAACACAGATGCTCCTTTTAAGAAACCGGATATTTTTGTAGCTCCATCTCTCCCTGCGAAGAAATCAGGAGGGTTAAACTCAAGCAAGAAACTCACAGAGGAATTAAACAGCAGCATATCAGAGAATAAAGGCACGGATAGTAAACACCAGCAACTATCTGCAAACCCCACAGACAGTCAAACAGAGCCGTGCGATCATCCATCAGAGAAATCAGAGGTACAGAAGGTCCAGCCGAAACCGAAAGACATCCGACCTAAGATCCCTGCCAAACTACCCCCGGCGGGTAATTTCCCCCCGCTCCCCTACACCGAGCCCCCGTGGGGATCTGTTCCTGACATTCGTTACTCGTTTGAGCTTCTGAAAAACGGGTCGATCTTAGACACGGTCCCTCTGACCCAGAGAAGTTACTTTGTGGTGGGTCGGTTGCCAGTGTGTGATGTGTCTCTGGAGCACCCGTCCATCTCCCGCTACCACGCCGTGGTGCAGTACCGGGGCAGAGCTGGGCAGGACGGGGTCGTAGGAGAGGAGAAGGGCTTCTATGCCTATGATCTGGGCAGCACTCATGGGACTTTTGTGAATAAGAACAAAATACCGCCTAAAACTTACATAAGGCTACGAGTGGGGCACGTTCTGAAGTTTGGAGGAAGCACGAGACTCTTTATTTTGCAG GGTCCAGAGTTTGACGAAGAAGCAGAATCTGAACTGACGGTGACAGAGCTCAGAGAGCGTGCTAGAAAACAGAGAGAAGAGCTGGAGAAGAGGATGATGGGTGACGGCTCAGacgaggaggaagagaaagaggacAGCGAAGCCAGTGCTTCAAGGGGAAGCTCCTCAGAAGATACCGGCTGCTCTTGGGGAATGG ctgaagaGGCAGTGCCAGAAGAGGACGAGAATGAGGAGAATCCGTTTGCCACAGAATTTCAGGAGGATCAGGAAGCAGCTTACTTAAAAGATCCTAAAAAGGCATTACAGGGCTTTTATGACAGAGAAG gaGAAGAACTAGAGTTTGAGTATGAAGAAAAAGGCCATGGTACCTGGCTCTGCAGAATCAA GTTGCCGGTGGATGATTCTGTGGGCAGGCAGCTGGTGGCTGAAGTGACCCACACAGGGAAAAAGAAAGAAGCGGCCGTCCAGTGCTGTTTAGAGGCCTGCCGCATCCTGGAGGCCCGCGGTCTTCTGAGACAGGAGGCAG TGTCCCGCAAACGCAAGAAGAAGAACTGGGAAGATGAAGATTTTTATGACAGTGATGATGACACGTTCCTTGACCGGACAGGAGCGGTGGAGAAGAAGCGGACTGAACGCATGAAGAAGGCTGGAAAGATTCGGGAGCGTCCTGAAACATATGAATCACTG CTAGCCAAACTGGCTAAGGTGGAAAAAGAGCTGGCTGACACTGAGAAAAGGCTCAGTTCTTCTGGGAAAG GAGTCTCCAGTTCTTCCACAGAGGACCCTCTGGATGCTTTCATGAGCGCCGTACGGAGCGAGGCCGCACTGGATGGGGTGGAGAGAAAGAAGCTACATTTACATGTGGCCGAGTTGAAGAAGGAAGGTCAGAGACTGCGCAAGCTAGCAGATCTGGCCAAACCCACCCAGCTGCCCTCATTACAGGCCAGCAG TCAGGACACCGAGAAACCTAAGAAGTTATCTCTGCCTTTGTTTGGAGCCATGAAAGGAGGCAGTAAGTTCAAACTGAAGACTGGAACTATAGGA ACTTTACCCCAAAAGCGAACCAATCTGCCTCCTGAGCTCTTCAACATGAAAGAAATGCCCCCTGGTGGTGaggaagagaaagaagaagaagaggaggaggaggaggaggaggaggaggaaaacaaCAAGAAACCAGAGGATGCGCTCACAGATGGTGATATGGAAGTTGTTCAGTGTGTAGAGCCGACCAGCTCAGAACACTCCGGTGCAGACAGAGCTGAAACTCAGGGCCCTAATG CCAAAGTAGTCCTCGAGGACCAGCCTGCCAAGATAGCTGCATCTCGTGAAAAACAGAAAGACAAGTCTCCCCATCTTCAAGACAAAGGTGCCTCTCCTCCAAAAG AAGAATTTGACAGCAGTGTCTCAAATGTCCAGAGTCCAAAGACAAATACGAAGAAGAAAGTTATTGGCCCAAGCAGg CCTCCTGTGACCATGTCTAAGCAGTACCCAGAAGATGATCCCGACTACTGCGTTTGGGTTCCTCCGTCGG GTCAGACCGGTGATGGTCGAACACATCTGAATGATAAGTATGGATACTGA